In a genomic window of Ipomoea triloba cultivar NCNSP0323 chromosome 3, ASM357664v1:
- the LOC116014029 gene encoding uncharacterized protein LOC116014029: MMNPKYESDIGSTATTPKSLSYYVQSPSRDSNDYADKSSSAQNTPTFDSPLESPSYSPSYGDSASSRVSGNLRWARGNRRRSEKGWRECKVIDEELDPDNPYGNREGYSIIEKLLIGIAGFSLIFAVLCFIIWGASRPYKTLVSLKALNVHSFYYGQGSDHTGVPTRLLTVNCSLSMATHNPATFFGIHVSSTAVKLFYSQLTVATGEVDEYYQPSKSYKELTVRLHGHKVPLYGTGTSLVDLDNKDGVPLRLDFEMRSHGCLVGKLVKTKHTRHVSCSLIIKSGMTKLVVLHKKSCTWN; this comes from the exons ATGATGAACCCAAAGTATGAATCCGATATTGGAAGCACGGCCACCACTCCCAAGAGCCTTTCCTACTACGTGCAGAGCCCATCTCGGGACTCCAATGACTACGCCGACAAGTCCTCGTCGGCGCAGAACACGCCCACGTTCGACAGCCCACTCGAGTCGCCGTCTTACTCCCCCAGCTACGGGGACTCCGCCTCCAGCCGGGTCTCCGGGAATCTCCGGTGGGCCAGGGGTAATCGGAGACGGAGCGAGAAAGGGTGGCGGGAATGCAAAGTGATTGACGAGGAGCTTGATCCCGACAACCCCTATGGAAACCGAGAAGGTTATTCAATCATTGAAAAACTCCTGATTGGAATCGCGGGTTTCTCGTTGATTTTTGCCGTGCTTTGCTTCATCATTTGGGGTGCAAGCCGGCCTTACAAAACCTTAGTCAGTTTAAAG GCGTTGAATGTTCATAGCTTCTATTATGGACAAGGCTCAGACCACACTGGTGTTCCAACTAGGCTGCTTACAGTGAATTGTTCACTCAGTATGGCCACCCACAACCCTGCTACCTTTTTTGGGATTCATGTCAGCTCCACCGCCGTCAAGCTCTTCTACTCACAACTTACAGTTGCAACTGGTGAG GTGGATGAGTATTACCAACCAAGTAAGAGCTACAAAGAGCTGACGGTGAGGTTGCATGGGCATAAGGTTCCCCTTTATGGGACAGGGACATCCTTGGTGGATTTAGATAACAAAGATGGGGTTCCATTGAGGTTGGATTTTGAGATGAGATCACATGGATGCCTGGTAGGGAAGTTGGTGAAGACAAAGCACACAAGGCATGTCTCTTGTTCCTTGATCATCAAATCAGGGATGACAAAACTTGTGGTATTACACAAGAAATCTTGTACATGGAACTGA
- the LOC116014315 gene encoding protein LIKE COV 1-like isoform X2, with amino-acid sequence MGDEKSGMVGTIGNSSRERDRELLIPVAVSAGVDDHDSKPSSSAASAHHLHSGRETFYKVVRSWASKKFMTGCVILFPIAVTFYITWWFIHFVDSFFSPIYMQLGINIFGLGFVTSITFIFLVGVFMSSWLGASVLSLGEWFIKRMPFVRHIYNASKQISSAISPDQNTQAFKEVAIIRHPRIGEYAFGFITSSVVLQNYSGDEELCCVYVPTNHLYIGDIFLVNANDVIRPNLSVREGIEIVVSGGMSMPQILSTLDHRIVQS; translated from the exons ATGGGAGATGAGAAATCGGGGATGGTGGGTACTATTGGGAACTCCAGTAGAGAAAGAGATCGGGAGCTTCTCATACCCGTCGCTGTCTCCGCCGGCGTTGACGACCATGACTCCAAGCCGTCGTCCTCCGCCGCGTCTGCTCACCACCTTCATTCCGGCCGCGAG ACTTTCTACAAAGTTGTTAGGAGTTGGGCTTCAAAGAAATTCATGACTGGATG TGTCATTCTATTTCCGATAGCAGTGACATTTTATATAACATGGTGGTTTATTCACTTTGTGGATAGCTTTTTCTCCCCCATCTATATGCAGCTTGGTATCAATATATTTG GTCTCGGATTTGTGACCTCAATCACTTTCATTTTCTTGGTTGGAGTATTCATGTCATCATGGTTGGGGGCATCTGTTTTAAGTCTTGGGGAATGGTTCATCAAAAGAATGCCTTTTGTTCGTCATATCTATAATGCCTCCAAGCAAATTAGTTCTGCCATATCTCCAG ATCAGAACACTCAGGCTTTCAAGGAAGTGGCCATCATAAGGCATCCACGTATTGGTGAATATGCATTTGGGTTCATTACTTCTTCTGTTGTTCTTCAG AACTATTCAGGAGATGAAGAGCTATGCTGTGTGTATGTTCCTACAAACCATCTCTACATTGGCGATATATTCCTGGTCAATGCAAACGATGTTATAAGACCGAACTTGTCAGTTCGTGAAGGGATTG AGATTGTCGTATCTGGTGGCATGTCGATGCCCCAGATTTTATCAACGCTGGATCACAGAATTGTTCAAAGTTGA
- the LOC116013409 gene encoding probable chlorophyll(ide) b reductase NYC1, chloroplastic: MATVAKLNLSSLECHHRRPPPLGGCFRRSVGVLYPFGVEGCGRIRLKPCRAFRSGEGGSEEEEFDKKYWWESQKGLDNLVRGFRSAVWSCSKPSLRSDYKFRERLEKLEENLFLLALYVGRYIVTMMSTGAILLVGFQLSGGDSQMNDLIWYSWLGGIIIGTMIGSNLVLEEVSRAGPRNVVITGSTRGLGKALAREFLLSGDRVVVTSRSPESVDKTIKELEENLNQMMNTTIGSSKRRLAHAKVVGIACDVSQPEDVRKLGKFAADELGSIDIWVNNAGTNKGFRPLLNFTDNDIQEIVSTNLIGSILCTREAMQIMASQHKGGHVFNMDGAGSGGSSTPLTAVYGSTKCGLRQLQSSLFKECKRSKVGVHTASPGMVLTDLLLSGSSVKNKQMFNIICELPETVARTLVPRMRIVKGSGKAINYLTPPRILIALVSAWLRRGRWFDDQGRAVYAAEADRLRNWAESRTRLSFTDAMEMYTENTWVSVFSLSVVCAFIILSSTGSTYPGT, from the exons ATGGCCACGGTGGCAAAGTTAAACTTGTCATCACTAGAGTGCCACCACCGCCGGCCGCCGCCATTGGGGGGCTGTTTCCGGCGGAGTGTGGGTGTCTTGTATCCGTTTGGTGTAGAGGGTTGTGGGAGAATTAGGTTGAAACCGTGCAGGGCTTTTAGATCAGGGGAGGGAGGTAGTGAAGAAGAGGAATTTGACAAGAAATATTGGTGGGAGTCTCAAAAAGGTCTTGATAATTTGGTCAGGGGTTTCAGGTCTGCTGTTTGGAGCTGCTCTAAACCAAGTTTAAGGTCAGATTATAAATTTAGGGAAAGGTTGGAGAAATTAGAGGAGAATTTATTCTTG TTGGCTCTATATGTTGGGAGGTATATTGTGACTATGATGAGCACTGGAGCTATATTGTTGGTTGGATTTCAATTGTCAG GAGGGGATAGTCAGATGAATGACCTAATATGGTATAGTTGGCTTGGAGGAATCATCATTGGGACTATGATTGGGTCCAATTTGGTTTTGGAGGAAGTCAGTCGGGCTGGTCCCCGGAATGTTGTAATAACCGGAAG TACAAGGGGATTGGGGAAAGCTCTGGCTCGAGAATTTTTACTTTCTGGAGACCGTGTTGTTGTTACCTCTCGCAG CCCAGAATCGGTGGACAAAACTATCAAAGAGCTAGAAGAGAATCTAAACCAAATGATGAACACTACAATTGGCTCGTCTAAGAGACGTTTGGCTCATGCGAAAGTGGTGGGAATTGCTTGTGATGTCTCTCAACCTGAAGATGTTAGGAAACTGGGAAAGTTTGCAGCTGATGAACTTGGTTCCATTGACATTTGg GTGAATAATGCTGGGACGAACAAAGGATTCAGGCCTTTGCTGAATTTCACCGATAATGACATCCAAGAG ATAGTTTCGACAAACCTCATAGGGTCTATACTTTGCACTCGAGAAGCCATGCAGATCATGGCATCTCAGCATAAAGGGGGTCACGTATTTAACATGGATGGTGCGGGATCTGGAGGGTCTAGCACTCCTCTGACGGCTGT ATATGGGTCAACAAAATGCGGTCTTAGGCAGCTTCAATCGTCACTTTTCAAGGAGTGCAAGCGATCAAAAGTTGGAGTGCACACTGCCTCCCCAGGCATGGTTTTAACGGATTTGCTGTTGAG TGGATCGAGTGTTAAAAATAAGCAGATGTTTAACATCATCTGCGAGCTCCCCGAGACTGTGGCTCGAACTCTAGTACCACGGATGCGGATTGTAAAAGGAAGTGGCAAGGCTATTAACTATTTGACCCCGCCAAGGATATTAATCGCTTTGGTTAGCGCTTGGCTGAGACGAGGCCGTTGGTTCGATGACCAG GGAAGAGCTGTGTATGCTGCAGAGGCGGATAGGCTTCGAAACTGGGCTGAGAGCCGCACTCGCTTGTCATTCACCGATGCCATGGAGATGTACACCGAAAACACTTGGGTTTCCGTGTTCTCGCTCTCTGTGGTTTGCGCTTTCATCATTCTATCGAGCACTGGTAGCACATATCCTGGCACCTAA
- the LOC116014315 gene encoding protein LIKE COV 1-like isoform X1 has product MGDEKSGMVGTIGNSSRERDRELLIPVAVSAGVDDHDSKPSSSAASAHHLHSGRETFYKVVRSWASKKFMTGCVILFPIAVTFYITWWFIHFVDSFFSPIYMQLGINIFGLGFVTSITFIFLVGVFMSSWLGASVLSLGEWFIKRMPFVRHIYNASKQISSAISPDQNTQAFKEVAIIRHPRIGEYAFGFITSSVVLQQNYSGDEELCCVYVPTNHLYIGDIFLVNANDVIRPNLSVREGIEIVVSGGMSMPQILSTLDHRIVQS; this is encoded by the exons ATGGGAGATGAGAAATCGGGGATGGTGGGTACTATTGGGAACTCCAGTAGAGAAAGAGATCGGGAGCTTCTCATACCCGTCGCTGTCTCCGCCGGCGTTGACGACCATGACTCCAAGCCGTCGTCCTCCGCCGCGTCTGCTCACCACCTTCATTCCGGCCGCGAG ACTTTCTACAAAGTTGTTAGGAGTTGGGCTTCAAAGAAATTCATGACTGGATG TGTCATTCTATTTCCGATAGCAGTGACATTTTATATAACATGGTGGTTTATTCACTTTGTGGATAGCTTTTTCTCCCCCATCTATATGCAGCTTGGTATCAATATATTTG GTCTCGGATTTGTGACCTCAATCACTTTCATTTTCTTGGTTGGAGTATTCATGTCATCATGGTTGGGGGCATCTGTTTTAAGTCTTGGGGAATGGTTCATCAAAAGAATGCCTTTTGTTCGTCATATCTATAATGCCTCCAAGCAAATTAGTTCTGCCATATCTCCAG ATCAGAACACTCAGGCTTTCAAGGAAGTGGCCATCATAAGGCATCCACGTATTGGTGAATATGCATTTGGGTTCATTACTTCTTCTGTTGTTCTTCAG CAGAACTATTCAGGAGATGAAGAGCTATGCTGTGTGTATGTTCCTACAAACCATCTCTACATTGGCGATATATTCCTGGTCAATGCAAACGATGTTATAAGACCGAACTTGTCAGTTCGTGAAGGGATTG AGATTGTCGTATCTGGTGGCATGTCGATGCCCCAGATTTTATCAACGCTGGATCACAGAATTGTTCAAAGTTGA